The nucleotide sequence AGCGATGGGGCATGTGAAATAATACATCCCTACACAATGGAATTTGCAACAGGCCGCTCAGTTGTCACCAGATTAACAGGTAAAATCGAGCATGTTAAATATGCTGATACAGATTTGATACTTGTTGCGCCGGCTACAGCGAACGTAATAAGCAAGTTCGCCTATAAAATTGCAGATAATCCAATTAACACCCTGTT is from Methanobacterium sp. and encodes:
- a CDS encoding flavoprotein; its protein translation is MEVVLCITGSIAAIESIKLARELARNGIKVKCFMSDGACEIIHPYTMEFATGRSVVTRLTGKIEHVKYADTDLILVAPATANVISKFAYKIADNPINTL